One genomic window of Tenacibaculum tangerinum includes the following:
- a CDS encoding deoxyguanosinetriphosphate triphosphohydrolase: MNWEQLLSLKRFGDTQKRLRAEQDETRLGFEVDFDRIIFSSAFRSLQDKTQVIPLSKTDFVHTRLTHSLEVSVVGRTLGRRVGKELLERHPNLKELGYTFNDFGAIVAAASVMHDIGNPPFGHSGEKAIGEYFKTGKGHQYKNQLTDLEYQDLIDFEGNANGFKVLTENREGIQGGLRLSYATLGAFLKYPKESLPKKPTNHIVDKKYGFFQSEKEAFLDVVQDLGLLKKQAEGVSYYRHPLAYLVEAADDICYTIIDFEDGINLGLIEEDYALEYMIKLVKDVIDSKKYHSLQHTKDRVSYLRALAIGVLINEAVAIFLENEDAILEGKFDKGLLDKCKYEAQINDIIKISVDKIYRSKEVVEKEVAGYKIIADLLDVFVSALNTKFEGSQSNYDKLVLNLLPEEYQQEQEKLYDRIMQVSSYIAGLSDGYAIRLHRKLMGNIT, translated from the coding sequence ATGAACTGGGAACAACTCCTTTCTTTAAAACGTTTTGGCGATACCCAAAAACGTTTACGTGCAGAACAAGACGAAACTCGCTTAGGTTTCGAGGTAGATTTTGATAGAATTATATTTTCGTCTGCTTTTCGTAGCCTACAAGACAAAACACAGGTAATTCCACTCTCAAAAACCGATTTCGTGCATACGCGTTTAACACACAGTTTAGAAGTATCTGTGGTAGGACGTACCTTGGGGCGTAGAGTAGGTAAAGAGCTGTTAGAGCGTCATCCAAACTTAAAGGAATTAGGATATACGTTTAACGATTTTGGAGCCATAGTAGCGGCTGCATCAGTAATGCACGATATTGGGAACCCACCGTTCGGCCACTCAGGAGAAAAAGCTATTGGAGAATACTTTAAAACAGGAAAAGGACACCAGTATAAAAATCAATTAACCGACTTAGAATACCAAGACTTAATAGATTTTGAAGGAAATGCAAATGGATTTAAAGTTCTTACAGAAAATAGAGAAGGAATTCAAGGAGGATTGCGTTTGTCGTATGCTACACTAGGAGCTTTTTTAAAGTACCCTAAAGAAAGTCTTCCAAAGAAACCAACCAACCACATAGTAGATAAGAAATACGGCTTTTTTCAGTCAGAAAAAGAAGCCTTTTTAGATGTAGTACAAGATTTAGGCTTATTAAAAAAGCAGGCTGAAGGAGTTTCTTACTACCGACATCCGTTAGCTTATTTGGTAGAAGCAGCAGACGATATTTGCTATACCATTATCGACTTTGAAGATGGTATTAATTTAGGACTAATAGAGGAAGATTATGCCTTGGAGTACATGATTAAACTGGTAAAAGATGTAATTGATAGTAAAAAATACCATTCATTACAACACACCAAAGATCGTGTAAGCTATTTACGAGCGTTGGCTATAGGAGTACTAATTAACGAAGCAGTAGCTATTTTTTTAGAAAATGAAGACGCTATTTTAGAAGGAAAATTCGATAAAGGATTGTTAGATAAGTGCAAGTATGAAGCACAAATTAACGATATTATAAAAATAAGTGTCGATAAAATTTATAGAAGTAAAGAAGTGGTTGAAAAAGAAGTTGCAGGTTATAAAATTATTGCAGATTTGTTAGATGTTTTTGTAAGCGCTTTGAACACTAAGTTTGAAGGGAGTCAATCTAATTACGACAAATTAGTATTAAACTTATTACCAGAAGAATATCAGCAAGAACAAGAAAAGTTGTATGACAGAATCATGCAGGTGTCGAGTTACATTGCAGGATTATCAGATGGGTATGCTATCCGTTTACACAGAAAACTCATGGGAAATATCACTTAG
- a CDS encoding thrombospondin type 3 repeat-containing protein, translating into MSEINPSTGRTHKENVYKIQEQLSKQRAAQKVPGEADNAWVERGPDNVGGRTRAVIFDPNDATKETVFAGGVSGGLWKNTNISNSESKWVRVGIPENLAVSCIAVDPNDSKTFYVGTGESYVNGDVNGDGLWKSTDGGNSWAKVFGGVTGESFVDFNSRLTINSPIGLVGDYSALLSIAWGGGLETPVTGDLALVDDGKEPADNACEEIINTSEITGKIAVIRRGLCEYTSKAKKAQNAGAIAVIIVNNEAGNPVRINGSDSTIKIPVLMITKSLGESIINTLSSERVNVNLTKGEEGATGSYLVPGIQHINDVIVRNNGGISEVYVAAAESMHIAGLTASSLGGKSIGVYKSVDGTNFTKLNLPKTLGGNPYEPNNLELTSDNAIYLSTARSFTFGDGGGTILKSTDGENFNVVYSVVKGLRTEIATSPTNPDVVYVLVDINDSNTPVKILKTTDGFTTVAETALPDDADTGIPANDFTRGQTFFNLLLKVDPNDENTLYVGGIDLFKSIDGAKTWQQISKWSNNNLLSSLAVPLVHSDQHGLAFASSNKMVFGNDGGVYFSDNSGSAISARNNNYNTVQFYTLGVAPTTAFKGKEYFLAGAQDNGTQLIQEASEGINSSLKVAPGDGAASFFDTDGTDTYFITNYVYNQSIYLYNYATNQWVTINDENSANGDFINQEELDSNLNILYSNYSASITQGIRRYSNILVDGSVEKALLTNVLMNAEPSALKVSPHTTTSSTLFVGLKNGKLLKVENANVGVGTWSDITGADFVGSISDIEFGETENQIFVTMHNYGVKNVWYSNDGGLNWVNKEGDLPDIPVKAILQNPLSKNEVIIGTDLGVWKTNNFNTTSPNWSQSYNGMSNVPVLDLDLRDDNTVFAATYGRGVFSGKFTFDANGDEDGDGILNGVDNCPTTANPDQADVDNNGIGDVCQDTDEDGILDINDNCPTTSNPDQADADGNKIGDACQDTDGDGVMDNVDNCPNTANPDQADGNNDGVGDVCDTSYKNPDNISITTTSETCTDENDGKITVNVKQTFVSYTVTLKGASTEVSEQLTTASTTFSDLTPGTYEVCVKVNDRDDYIQCFEVTIAASSPVSLKVAKNNASKGYTINVTSGTAPYNVYLNGKWIDTYHTSTFDINVQGGGILEVKTAKECEGKFETIIDNIFLKKNPVSESIDLLVPNDTTLSIEITVYDVTGKMVIKDKMNTQGNELSIPFSQFKSGIYILKLGTEETTTFKIIK; encoded by the coding sequence TTGAGTGAAATCAATCCTAGTACAGGACGAACACACAAAGAAAACGTTTACAAAATCCAAGAGCAATTAAGCAAACAAAGAGCAGCACAGAAAGTGCCAGGAGAAGCAGATAACGCTTGGGTAGAGAGAGGTCCTGATAATGTAGGAGGAAGAACAAGGGCAGTTATTTTTGACCCCAATGATGCTACCAAAGAAACAGTTTTTGCAGGAGGCGTTAGTGGAGGTTTATGGAAAAATACAAATATCTCAAATTCAGAATCAAAATGGGTTCGTGTTGGAATACCTGAGAACTTAGCAGTGTCGTGTATTGCAGTTGACCCCAACGACTCTAAAACTTTTTATGTAGGTACAGGAGAATCGTACGTAAATGGCGATGTAAATGGCGATGGTTTGTGGAAATCAACCGATGGAGGGAACTCGTGGGCAAAAGTATTCGGAGGAGTCACAGGAGAAAGTTTTGTAGATTTTAACTCTAGATTAACAATCAATTCACCAATAGGATTAGTAGGAGATTACTCAGCTTTGTTGTCTATCGCTTGGGGAGGAGGTTTGGAAACTCCTGTTACAGGAGATTTGGCTCTTGTTGATGATGGCAAAGAGCCTGCAGACAATGCATGTGAAGAAATTATTAACACTTCAGAAATAACAGGAAAAATAGCAGTTATAAGAAGAGGTTTGTGTGAGTATACGTCAAAGGCAAAAAAAGCACAAAATGCTGGAGCCATCGCAGTTATTATTGTTAATAATGAAGCAGGAAACCCTGTCAGAATAAATGGATCTGATTCAACAATTAAAATTCCTGTTTTAATGATTACAAAAAGTTTAGGAGAGTCAATAATAAACACGTTGTCTTCTGAAAGAGTAAATGTTAACTTAACTAAAGGAGAAGAAGGTGCTACAGGATCATATTTAGTTCCAGGTATACAACATATTAATGATGTAATAGTAAGAAATAATGGAGGCATATCTGAAGTATATGTAGCTGCTGCAGAATCAATGCATATAGCAGGATTAACAGCTTCCTCTTTAGGAGGAAAGAGCATAGGAGTATATAAATCGGTAGATGGCACAAACTTTACGAAATTGAATCTTCCAAAAACTTTAGGAGGTAATCCATACGAACCCAACAACTTAGAACTTACTTCAGACAACGCTATCTATTTAAGTACAGCAAGAAGTTTTACTTTTGGAGATGGAGGAGGAACTATTTTAAAATCAACCGATGGAGAGAATTTTAACGTAGTTTATTCTGTAGTAAAAGGACTCAGAACAGAAATTGCCACATCACCTACCAATCCAGATGTTGTATATGTACTAGTAGACATTAACGATTCCAATACTCCTGTAAAAATTTTAAAAACCACCGATGGATTTACCACAGTAGCTGAAACGGCATTACCTGATGATGCAGATACCGGCATACCAGCTAATGATTTTACGAGAGGACAAACTTTTTTTAATTTGCTACTAAAAGTAGACCCTAATGATGAAAATACCCTTTATGTAGGAGGGATAGATTTATTCAAGTCTATAGATGGAGCAAAAACATGGCAACAAATATCAAAATGGTCGAACAATAACCTTCTATCATCTTTAGCAGTTCCTTTAGTACATTCCGACCAGCATGGGTTAGCGTTTGCTTCTTCTAATAAAATGGTATTTGGTAACGACGGTGGAGTGTATTTTTCTGATAATTCAGGATCTGCTATAAGTGCCAGAAATAACAACTATAATACAGTACAATTTTACACGCTTGGGGTGGCTCCGACGACTGCTTTTAAAGGAAAAGAATATTTTTTAGCAGGGGCACAAGATAATGGAACTCAGTTAATCCAAGAAGCATCTGAAGGAATAAATAGCTCATTAAAAGTAGCACCGGGTGATGGAGCAGCTAGTTTTTTTGACACTGACGGAACCGATACTTATTTTATCACAAATTATGTGTACAATCAAAGTATTTATTTATATAATTATGCAACCAATCAATGGGTTACTATTAACGATGAGAACTCTGCCAATGGAGATTTCATTAATCAAGAAGAATTAGACTCTAACCTCAACATTTTGTATTCAAACTATTCTGCTTCGATAACTCAAGGGATAAGAAGGTATTCAAATATATTAGTAGATGGTTCAGTAGAAAAAGCATTATTAACCAATGTATTAATGAATGCCGAACCTTCAGCCTTAAAAGTTTCTCCTCATACTACAACTTCCAGTACATTATTTGTAGGATTAAAAAACGGAAAACTTTTAAAAGTAGAAAATGCGAATGTAGGGGTAGGAACATGGTCTGATATTACAGGTGCTGATTTTGTTGGTTCAATATCAGATATAGAGTTTGGAGAAACAGAAAATCAAATTTTTGTTACCATGCACAATTATGGTGTAAAAAATGTTTGGTACTCTAATGATGGAGGTCTAAACTGGGTGAATAAAGAAGGTGATTTGCCAGATATTCCAGTAAAAGCAATCCTGCAAAATCCGTTGAGTAAAAATGAAGTAATCATAGGAACTGACCTAGGGGTTTGGAAAACCAATAATTTTAATACCACTTCTCCTAACTGGAGTCAATCGTATAACGGAATGAGTAACGTACCGGTGTTAGATTTAGATTTAAGAGACGATAATACCGTTTTTGCTGCTACTTATGGAAGAGGGGTCTTCTCAGGAAAATTTACCTTCGATGCAAATGGCGATGAAGATGGAGATGGTATTTTAAATGGAGTAGACAATTGCCCTACTACTGCAAACCCAGATCAAGCAGATGTTGATAATAATGGAATTGGCGATGTATGTCAAGACACCGATGAAGATGGTATTTTAGATATCAACGATAACTGCCCTACTACCTCAAATCCAGACCAGGCAGATGCAGACGGAAATAAAATAGGAGATGCTTGTCAAGATACTGATGGAGATGGAGTAATGGATAATGTTGATAACTGCCCGAACACAGCGAACCCAGATCAGGCAGATGGAAATAACGATGGAGTAGGCGATGTTTGCGATACAAGTTATAAAAATCCAGATAATATTTCTATCACAACGACTTCGGAAACTTGTACAGATGAAAATGATGGAAAAATAACAGTAAATGTGAAGCAAACCTTTGTTAGTTATACAGTAACACTAAAAGGAGCATCAACAGAGGTATCTGAGCAATTAACAACTGCGTCAACAACATTTTCAGACTTAACACCAGGAACATACGAGGTATGTGTAAAGGTAAATGACAGAGATGACTATATTCAATGCTTTGAGGTTACGATAGCAGCATCTAGCCCAGTTTCTTTAAAAGTTGCTAAAAACAATGCGTCTAAAGGATATACAATCAATGTTACCTCGGGTACAGCACCTTACAACGTGTATTTAAACGGGAAATGGATTGATACATATCATACCTCAACATTCGACATCAATGTTCAAGGAGGCGGTATTTTAGAAGTTAAGACAGCGAAAGAATGTGAAGGAAAATTCGAAACGATTATCGATAATATTTTCCTTAAGAAAAACCCTGTTTCAGAATCTATTGACTTATTAGTTCCTAATGATACAACATTATCTATAGAAATTACGGTGTATGATGTTACAGGAAAAATGGTGATAAAAGATAAGATGAATACGCAAGGGAATGAATTATCTATTCCTTTCAGTCAATTCAAATCAGGAATTTACATTTTGAAATTAGGAACAGAAGAAACAACTACATTTAAAATAATAAAATAA
- a CDS encoding DUF3109 family protein has protein sequence MFQLGKTIVSEDILEKEFVCNLSACKGACCIDGDAGAPLEKEETTILEEIYPKIKPFLRKEGVEAIENQGTWVTSDFGELETPLINDADCAYVIFDDKGTALCAIEEAYNQGIVDWKKPISCHLYPVRVKDFSEFAAVNYHKWEICDDACSLGKELQVPVYKFVKQALVRKFGQNWYDELEKVAEKQLNK, from the coding sequence ATGTTTCAATTAGGTAAAACAATCGTATCTGAAGATATACTAGAAAAAGAGTTTGTATGTAATTTATCAGCCTGCAAAGGTGCTTGTTGTATAGATGGTGATGCAGGTGCTCCTCTTGAAAAAGAGGAAACAACGATTTTAGAAGAAATCTACCCAAAAATAAAGCCGTTTTTGCGAAAAGAGGGAGTAGAAGCTATTGAAAATCAAGGAACTTGGGTAACCAGTGATTTTGGTGAGCTAGAAACTCCTTTAATTAATGATGCCGATTGTGCTTATGTTATTTTTGATGATAAAGGCACTGCCTTATGTGCGATTGAAGAAGCTTATAATCAAGGCATTGTTGATTGGAAAAAACCTATTTCTTGTCATTTATACCCTGTTCGAGTAAAAGATTTTAGCGAATTTGCCGCTGTAAATTACCATAAATGGGAAATTTGTGACGATGCTTGTTCTTTAGGGAAGGAATTACAAGTTCCTGTGTACAAATTTGTAAAGCAAGCTCTTGTGAGAAAATTTGGTCAAAATTGGTACGATGAATTGGAAAAAGTGGCTGAAAAGCAATTAAACAAATAG
- a CDS encoding MarC family protein codes for MDFNFKEIFTAFMVLFAVIDIVGNIPIIIDLRKKAGHIQSEKAAVIAGFIMILFLFVGQRLLNLIGIDVHSFAVAGSFILFFIALEMILGVTLYKEDEEEALSATVFPLAFPLIAGPGSLTTLLSLRAEFKLENIIIAVLLNVIVIYIVLKTSSRIERAIGPNGIKIIRKVFGVILLAIAVKLFAANFKMLIN; via the coding sequence ATGGATTTTAACTTTAAAGAGATTTTTACAGCCTTTATGGTATTATTCGCTGTAATTGATATTGTTGGAAATATTCCCATTATCATTGATTTACGAAAAAAGGCAGGACACATACAGTCAGAAAAAGCTGCAGTTATAGCTGGTTTTATTATGATTTTGTTTTTATTTGTTGGTCAGCGATTATTAAACTTAATTGGTATCGATGTGCATTCTTTTGCGGTTGCAGGATCGTTTATTTTATTTTTCATCGCCTTGGAAATGATTTTAGGAGTAACGCTGTATAAAGAAGATGAAGAAGAAGCGCTAAGCGCAACCGTTTTTCCATTAGCTTTTCCATTAATAGCAGGTCCTGGTAGCTTAACAACATTACTTTCGCTTCGAGCAGAGTTTAAATTAGAAAATATCATCATAGCAGTGTTGCTAAACGTAATCGTAATTTATATCGTTTTAAAAACATCTTCTAGAATAGAAAGAGCCATAGGTCCTAACGGAATTAAAATCATAAGAAAAGTATTTGGTGTAATTTTATTGGCAATTGCAGTAAAACTGTTTGCCGCTAATTTTAAAATGTTAATTAACTAA
- a CDS encoding FAD-dependent oxidoreductase has protein sequence MVYDVLIVGGGVSGMQCALVLGSALSKTYAKGKKIGIILHQRSSHLQDALFNNVLGLAPGTLGKDILVQGKKQLKQLYPKVVQIENEKVLAVLDENEGYKIVSNKEEYHSKKVVIALNYSKPFDIAGLEQYVERHIRANAMKDRIQLRNFNHLIKEGLYVCGTLAGWRSQFAIAAGSGASVATDILTIWNEHVPTKVHDKHKTE, from the coding sequence ATGGTTTATGATGTGCTTATTGTTGGAGGAGGCGTTTCAGGCATGCAATGTGCCTTAGTTTTAGGCTCTGCACTTTCTAAAACATACGCTAAAGGAAAAAAAATAGGCATCATACTGCACCAACGCTCCTCACATTTACAAGATGCACTATTTAATAATGTTCTAGGCTTAGCTCCCGGAACCTTAGGAAAAGATATTTTAGTGCAAGGTAAAAAACAGTTAAAACAATTATATCCAAAAGTAGTTCAGATAGAGAACGAAAAAGTTCTTGCGGTATTAGACGAAAATGAAGGGTATAAAATAGTGAGTAACAAAGAAGAGTATCATAGTAAAAAAGTAGTTATAGCACTCAACTATTCAAAGCCCTTTGATATTGCTGGTTTAGAACAATATGTAGAACGTCATATTCGAGCAAACGCTATGAAAGACAGAATACAGTTGCGTAACTTTAACCACTTAATTAAAGAAGGACTCTATGTTTGCGGAACGTTAGCAGGTTGGAGAAGTCAATTTGCTATTGCAGCAGGAAGTGGAGCCAGTGTTGCAACCGATATTTTAACAATATGGAATGAACATGTACCGACTAAAGTGCATGATAAACATAAAACAGAATAA
- a CDS encoding endonuclease produces MKKVIGLMAMLVLFMNCGGSDSEVVPPVEEDKVVAVNDSFEVNENTETALPSFLANDTYTSGKVKVTFETTSARNGTIVRNNDVFTYTPAKDFVGADSFKYTICSTIDTNSCATATVVITVKATTTGNPGSFSIPSEISAYYKNVDFTLTGSSLKDMLATTVIGTHTTFLDYTPGVWNTLKQSDLDITDNSKVVLIYGYDDTDGNYVTDRTRSKDANGGTAGTDWNREHVYPKSLGNPNLGTSGPGADAHHLRPSDVTFNSQRGSKLFAAGSGNAGDVSGNWYPGDEWKGDVARMMMYMYLRYGNQCLPKNVAVGSAVASDSNMVSLLLEWNAEDPVSDLEKQRNNVVANDQGNRNPFIDNPYLATVIWNGTEAENTWK; encoded by the coding sequence ATGAAAAAAGTAATTGGACTCATGGCAATGTTAGTATTGTTTATGAATTGTGGTGGTAGTGATAGCGAAGTAGTACCCCCTGTTGAAGAAGATAAAGTAGTTGCTGTTAACGATTCTTTTGAAGTAAACGAGAATACAGAAACAGCATTGCCAAGTTTTTTAGCAAATGATACCTATACCTCAGGAAAGGTAAAAGTAACGTTTGAGACAACCTCAGCTAGAAACGGAACTATTGTAAGAAACAACGATGTGTTTACATATACGCCAGCAAAAGACTTTGTAGGCGCAGATTCTTTTAAGTATACAATTTGCAGTACTATTGATACTAATAGTTGTGCTACAGCAACCGTAGTAATTACTGTAAAAGCAACAACCACAGGTAACCCAGGGAGTTTTTCAATTCCTTCGGAAATTTCAGCCTATTATAAAAATGTTGATTTTACATTAACAGGAAGCTCTTTAAAAGATATGTTAGCAACAACAGTAATTGGCACACATACCACTTTTTTAGACTATACGCCAGGTGTTTGGAATACCTTAAAACAATCGGACCTTGATATTACGGATAATAGTAAAGTTGTTTTAATTTATGGATATGATGATACTGACGGAAACTATGTAACTGATAGAACCCGTAGTAAAGATGCTAATGGAGGCACAGCAGGAACAGATTGGAATAGAGAACATGTATACCCTAAATCATTGGGGAATCCTAATTTAGGAACTTCTGGTCCAGGAGCAGATGCACACCATTTAAGACCATCAGATGTAACTTTTAATTCTCAAAGAGGAAGTAAGTTGTTTGCGGCGGGCTCAGGAAATGCTGGAGACGTCTCTGGAAACTGGTATCCAGGCGATGAATGGAAAGGCGATGTAGCTCGTATGATGATGTATATGTATTTGCGTTACGGAAACCAATGCTTGCCCAAAAATGTTGCTGTAGGATCTGCCGTGGCGTCTGATAGTAATATGGTTAGCTTGTTACTAGAATGGAATGCAGAAGATCCAGTATCAGATTTAGAAAAACAACGTAATAATGTAGTAGCGAACGACCAAGGAAACAGAAATCCATTCATCGATAATCCTTACTTAGCAACCGTAATTTGGAATGGTACCGAAGCAGAAAATACTTGGAAATAG
- a CDS encoding patatin-like phospholipase family protein → MKKLLFLLLFPAFILAQDQPKVGLVLSGGGAKGFAHLGILKEIEKAGVEINYIGGTSMGAVIGGLYASGYTAAQIEEKILETNFMYLLQDKVPRREKPFFNKEYGEKYAISLPIKDGSLGLPLGLSKGQNVLNFLTELLAPVDDITDFSKLPIPFYCIATNIETGEEEVLKSGSLPLAVRASAAFPSLLNPVEIGNKLLIDGGVVNNFPVDVMKEKEVDIIIGVSVQGELLKREELTSIAALLSQIINFQMYDKSDKQVKLLDIYIRPDIVDYSVISFDKKDEILAEGERIAKPYRAVFDSIAKMQPNKKKLPKITPKEEKFIVDRINIIGNKNYTNNYILGKLQLREGDSVSYKQISKKINTLTASKNFKRIDYHFEKSFQGRKLEISVKEDEINSYLRLGLHYDLLYKSAVLLNYNHKKLLFQNDNFSFDIGIGDKIRYNLEYFVDNGLLPSYGFRTRYNTFSSDFIYSSDFINGEYTDFSTSLYLQTTYDKKFAVGVGVEHKNISASTQNISAEGKEDFFDKSNYINAYSFIKLDTYNKEMFPTKGFYVDVGFNWFLWSDRNNRLDELIENSASFQQFSQIGGSVGFATTFFNKLTLQYTSQIGYTLGKKESEIFDYHLGGYNQNYINNFIPMYGYDTGGLNNQSYLRSEFNFRYNFYKKHYAVFIANYARVEEDVFEGVNLLKNAKSGYALGYSLETFLGPIELKYSWSPDHTENYWLFNLGFWF, encoded by the coding sequence ATGAAAAAATTGCTTTTTTTACTACTGTTTCCAGCTTTCATACTGGCACAAGACCAACCAAAAGTAGGCTTGGTACTTAGTGGTGGCGGAGCTAAAGGATTTGCGCATTTAGGTATCTTAAAAGAGATAGAAAAAGCGGGAGTAGAAATAAATTATATCGGAGGTACAAGTATGGGTGCCGTTATTGGTGGTTTGTATGCATCGGGTTATACGGCAGCACAAATTGAAGAAAAAATTCTTGAAACAAACTTTATGTATCTATTACAAGATAAAGTTCCGAGAAGAGAAAAACCGTTTTTCAATAAAGAATACGGAGAAAAATATGCAATTTCTTTACCCATAAAAGATGGAAGTTTAGGACTCCCCTTGGGGCTATCGAAAGGTCAAAATGTGCTTAATTTCTTAACAGAACTCCTAGCACCTGTTGACGATATTACTGATTTTTCAAAATTGCCTATACCCTTCTACTGCATAGCAACCAATATTGAAACAGGAGAAGAAGAGGTGTTAAAAAGCGGGTCATTGCCCCTAGCTGTAAGAGCGAGTGCTGCATTTCCATCACTATTAAACCCTGTTGAAATAGGTAATAAACTGTTAATAGATGGGGGCGTTGTAAACAACTTCCCAGTCGATGTAATGAAAGAAAAAGAGGTTGACATCATCATAGGGGTTAGTGTTCAAGGAGAACTGTTAAAAAGAGAGGAATTAACCTCTATAGCAGCACTTTTATCACAAATAATTAATTTTCAGATGTACGATAAATCTGATAAACAAGTAAAGCTATTAGATATTTATATTCGACCTGATATTGTTGATTATAGTGTGATTTCTTTCGACAAAAAAGATGAAATTTTAGCAGAAGGAGAAAGAATAGCAAAGCCATACAGAGCTGTTTTTGATAGTATTGCCAAAATGCAACCTAACAAGAAAAAGTTGCCTAAAATAACTCCTAAAGAAGAGAAATTTATTGTAGATAGAATTAACATTATAGGAAATAAAAATTACACCAATAATTACATTTTAGGAAAATTACAACTAAGAGAGGGAGATAGCGTGTCTTACAAACAAATTTCTAAAAAAATTAACACCCTAACAGCATCGAAAAACTTTAAGAGAATTGATTACCATTTTGAAAAATCTTTTCAAGGTAGAAAGTTAGAAATTAGTGTAAAAGAAGATGAGATAAACTCTTATTTAAGATTAGGCTTACATTACGATTTACTATACAAATCGGCAGTATTGCTAAACTATAACCATAAAAAACTACTTTTTCAAAACGACAATTTTTCTTTCGATATTGGCATAGGAGATAAGATTAGGTATAATTTAGAGTATTTTGTAGACAATGGTTTGTTACCAAGCTATGGTTTTAGAACACGATACAACACTTTTAGTAGCGACTTTATTTATAGTTCTGATTTCATAAATGGAGAATACACCGATTTTTCTACCTCGCTATACTTGCAAACAACCTATGATAAAAAATTTGCCGTAGGAGTTGGTGTCGAACATAAAAACATAAGTGCGAGTACACAAAATATTTCAGCAGAAGGAAAAGAAGATTTTTTTGATAAAAGTAACTATATAAATGCATACTCTTTTATAAAGTTAGATACGTATAACAAAGAAATGTTTCCTACAAAAGGATTTTATGTAGACGTAGGTTTTAACTGGTTTTTGTGGTCTGATAGAAATAATAGGCTTGATGAATTAATAGAAAACAGTGCTTCTTTTCAACAATTTTCTCAAATAGGAGGTAGTGTTGGTTTTGCAACCACCTTTTTTAATAAATTAACGCTTCAATACACCTCGCAGATAGGCTATACGTTAGGAAAAAAAGAATCTGAAATTTTCGATTATCACCTAGGAGGGTATAATCAAAATTATATAAACAACTTTATTCCAATGTATGGTTACGATACAGGAGGACTAAACAACCAATCGTATTTAAGATCAGAATTTAATTTTCGTTACAATTTTTATAAAAAGCATTATGCAGTGTTCATTGCAAATTATGCGAGAGTAGAAGAAGATGTTTTCGAGGGTGTAAACCTGCTTAAAAACGCCAAATCTGGTTATGCACTTGGGTATAGTTTAGAAACTTTCTTAGGCCCCATCGAATTAAAATACAGTTGGTCGCCAGATCATACCGAAAACTACTGGTTATTTAACTTGGGTTTTTGGTTTTAG